A segment of the Agarivorans albus genome:
CGCGCGACCTTCTTCGGTAGCGTTAGAAGCAATTGGTGCAGCAATGCCTTTGCCTTCTTCAACCGCTGCATCTCTGGTTACACCTGCAGCAAGTAAAGCAACTCCAACATTATGTGCACGGCGTTTGCTAAGCTCATAATTGTATTCATCACTACCAATGTTGTCGGTATGACCCGCTACATCAATTTTTAAGTCATTTGCTATAACGGTTTTAGCGATACAATCAACTTTAGCTTGTTCATCAGCATCGTATTCGTCTTTGTTGAAGCCAAATAAGATATGTTCAAAGCCAACCACTTTGTCATCTTCAACCATGACATATTGTTCGCAAGACTCAGGAATTAGTACTGCAGCTGCTGCAGCAACCACGACCACCTCTTCTACAATCTCTTCCTCAACAACAACCACTTCTTCTACAACAACTTCTTCGACAATTTCGCAACCGCGTTCGTCGACTATTGCGCCTGCTGGTGTATCGGGGCACTCATCAACGCTATTAGCCACACCATCACCGTCTAAATCTGGATTAGAACAAACCAACGCGCCACCGATAACACCGGCAACCATGCCACCACCACCAGCAACAGAGCCAAAGGCACCACCGATAATCGGACACAAAACCCTAATATCTCCTTCAGGAGGAGTTGAACACCCTGATAATGAAGCTGCGCCAACTAGCGCTAATACCACTGCAATCTTATTTTTCATATTATCTCCATATGGCCTAACTCGACTATTCATGTCGATTACCTTGAGTAAAAAATAAGTCACCCATTTACCAATTAAACCTATTCTATGTAGGCTTTTTTGTGATATTGACAAGGCTGGAGCAAAAACTCAAGTGAATAAAAAGTTAAAAGCTTTACAAGTCCTTACTATAAATCGCCTAAAATCATCATATAGTTTTACTTTTCACTTACTCTCTATCTGTAGGTGAGCGAAGACGAATGTCATGTGAAAACTCAAACTGTTGATGTGTAAAAAAGAGTTCATTCACGTCCAATGGCGCTTTAACCGACACCGAAGTATAGGGTTCTTCCACAATGAATCTACGGCGGTCCATCGAGCGAAGGGCTACAAATTCAACTTCTAAGTTAGCACTTTCTCCGGGCTTGAGATCTCGACGAAAGTTCAAACCCATAGAATCCCAAGCTTCATTATCTGGCCCCCAAGGTGCGGCATAGTCAGTCTTAATAATCTGTAAGTACGGGTTTAAAAAAACTATTTTAGCTTGGCGGGTGCTTCGAATGGTTGGGGCGGTATTGAGCAAGGTAAATTTAACCGTGAACAGCTCACTCACATTAACATGTTGCCCATTGGTTTTAGTCACTTCAGCGCTTAGATAAAGATACTGTGAATAGTGTTCTAAGATTGCGTCTAACATATTAGCTTTCCTTACTGATAAGTGAAAAGCTAAGCCTAGTAAAGACGATTTGTTTTAGTGGCTAAAAGCCTTAATCTCCCTCGATTGCGCCGTAAACAATTATGCGCATAAAAAAGCCCCAACTAAGTGGGGCTTTCTCAGGCTGTAAACCGCCTTAGGTCTTACGCTTCGTCACGTAAAAAGACCAAAGTGCTAGCATCCGAGCTAGCTTCATCAAAATAGTAACCTTGATAATCAAACTGGCTCAGTTGTTCTAAGCTGGTGACCTGCTTATCGAACATATAGCGAGCCATTAAGCCACGGGCTTTTTTGGCGTAAAAGCTAATGATCTTATACTGACCGTTCTTTTGATCTTTAAACACTGGGGTAATAACCGTACCATTTAAAAGCTTGGGTTTAACCGCTTTAAAGTACTCATTAGAGGCTAAGTTAACCAGAATATTGTCGCCCTGCTCGGCTAAGGCTTGATTCAGTTTATCGGTGATAATCTCGCCCCAAAACTGATACAGGTTTGCCCCTCTTTCGTTGGCAAGCTTAATTCCCATTTCTAAGCGATAAGCCATCATCAAATCCATGGGACGCAACAAACCATAAAGGCCGGACAAGATCCGCAAATGCTGCTGAGCATAGTCTAATTGCTCAGCGCTTAAGCTGGCTGCATCTAAGCCCGTGTATACATCACCTTTAAAGGCAAACACCGCTGGGCGAGCCAAATCTTCTGGTAAGTCCTTGGTCCATTCAGCAAAACGGGCAGCGTTTAAGCCTGCCAACTTATCACTAATTTTCATTAAGCTAGCGATGTCGGCTGGGCTTAACTGCCTAGCCACATCGATTAGCTCGGCACTATGCTCAAGCAGCTCAGGGCGAGAAGATGAGTAACTCGCTAACTCAGAACTAAAATCCAAGGTTTTAGCTGGTGAAATAACCGCTAACATAATGCTCCTTTCAAGAGTTAAAAATCGACGGTAACACCGTCTAACATTCCGCTGTCTAAATTATTCGATTTTTCGGTGCCATGCAATTTAATCATCAAACGAAGATCGTTAGGTGAATCAGCATGGGCAATAGCTTCGGTATAGCCAATTACGCCACTTTCAAACAACTCAAACAAACTTTGGTCAAAGGTTAACATGCCCTGCTCGCGAGATTTACTCATTAACTCTTTGAGCTTATGCATATCACCTTTACGAATTAGATCCGCGGCTAAAGGTGTATTAAGTAAAATTTCAAATACCCCGCGACGGCCATTACCATCTTTGGTTGGCACTAACTGCTGAGCCACAATCGCACGTAGGTTGAATGATAAGTCAAAACACAGTTGGCGATGACGCTCTTCTGGCACCAAGTGCATAATCCGGTCTAGGGCTTGGTTAGCATTGTTGGCGTGCAAGGTAGCCATACATAAGTGACCCGTTTCAGAGAATTGCAAAGCAAACTCCATGGTCTCACGAGTACGGATCTCACCAATCAAAATCACATCGGGTGCTTGGCGCAATGAGTTTTTCAAGGCTTCATCAAACGATGGCGTGTCAATGCCCACTTCACGCTGATTAACAATACAGCCAGCATGTTTGTGCATAAATTCCACCGGGTCTTCAATGGTAAGAATATGCCCACTTGAATTGTGATTACGATAATCAATCATACTGGCCTGAGTGGTTGACTTACCGGCACCGGTAGCACCAACAAACAGAATCAAACCACGTTTCGACATACCTACTTCTTTGAGAATTTGCGGCAACTGAAGCTGCTCAAAACTTGGAATATCAGTTTCAATACGACGAATTACCATGCTTGGCTGTTCGCGTTGATAAAAAGCACTCACACGGTAACGGCCCAAGCCTTGGCGAGCGATGGCAAAGTTTGCCTCACGACCAGTAACAAAAGCTTCTAGCTGAGCCTCTGTGCGAATGGCAGCTAGCATATCCATGACATGTTCTGGCATTAGTTTTTGCTCATTCAGTGGCATTAAACGGCCACTCACTTTAGCGCTAGGTGGCACCCCAACTGATAGATACAAATCGGATGCTTTACGCTCCGACATGTCGCTTAATAGCTCATCGAGTAACATAAACCCTCCTAGAAGTTATTCGGATCTGCAGCTTTAAGTTTAGCGTCTTCATAAGACACCATGCCTTGGTTTACTAACTCTTTTAAGTTTTGATCCAAGGTCTGCATGCCGTGCGCCATACCGGTTTGAATAACCGAGTACATTTGCGCCACTTTGTCTTCACGAATCAAGTTACGAATAGCTGGAATACCAGTCATGATCTCGTGAGCAGCCACTCGTCCGCCGCCCAGTTTTTTAAGCAGAGTTTGAGCAATTACCGCACGCAGCGATTCCGACAACATGGAACGTACCATGTCTTTTTCTGCTGCTGGGAATACGTCAATCACACGGTCAATGGTTTTAGCTGCTGAGGTGGTGTGCAAGGTGCCAAATACTAAGTGACCGGTTTCGGCTGCGGTGAGTGCTAAACGAATGGTTTCTAAGTCACGTAATTCACCAACCAGAATAATATCCGGGTCTTCACGAAGCGCTGAACGTAGCGCATTGTTAAAGCTGTGGGTATCGCGGTGCACTTCACGTTGGTTAATCAGACAGTTTTTGTTTTTGTGCACAAATTCTATCGGGTCTTCAATAGTAAGGATGTGCTCATGGCGCTGCTCATTAATGTAATCGATCATCGCCGCCAATGTGGTTGATTTACCTGAACCAGTTGGGCCAGTTACTAGCACTAAACCACGTGGGTGTTCAGCGATTTGCCTAAAAATGGCCGGTGCACCTAGTTGCTCTAAACTCAATACTTCTGAAGGAATGGTACGAAATACCGCTGCCGCGCCGCGGCTTTGTTGGAAGGCGTTCACACGAAAACGCGCTACACCAGGTACCTCAAACGAGAAGTCAATCTCGAGGTTTTCTTCATACTCTTTACGTTGCTTATCGTTCATAATGTCGTAGATCAGACTATGAACTTGTTTGTGCTCTAATGCCGGTACGTTAATTTTACGTACTTCGCCGTCTACCCGAATCATCGGTGGCAATTCTGCAGATAGGTGTAGATCCGACGCGTTATGTTTTACACTAAAGGCCAGTAATTCAGTAACATCCATTTAATTGTTTCCTCAATGTGAGTCTATGAGCAGTATTACCCAAGCACTTCAATTTGTTAACCAAGAAATTCAGCAAGCGTTAGCTAAAGCACATCGCCCCGCAGATGCTGTTGATTTGTTAGCCGTTAGTAAAACCAAACCCTTGAGTGATATTGCCAGCGCCTATCAGGCGGGCCAGCGCAGCTTTGGTGAAAACTATGTGCAAGAAGGCGTAGATAAAATCATCGAAAGCCAACAGCAAAGCTGGTTAAAAGAGCCCATAGAATGGCACTTTATTGGCCCCTTGCAGTCCAACAAAACTCGCCTTGTGGCGGAGCACTTTGATTGGATGCAAACCCTAGAGCGGGCCAAAATTGCCGATCGCTTAGCAGCGCAGCGTCCTAGCAATATGGCGCCCTTGCAAGTGTGTATTCAAGTCAATATTAGCCAAGAACCGGCTAAATCTGGAGTGTTACTGGAAGATGTCTTTGCATTGGCTGCACACATTGCGAAACAGCCAGCCTTAACCTTGCGCGGTTTAATGGCCATTCCGCAAAAGCTTGAGCAAGGCCAAGAACTGGCAACTCAATTTGCTGCCATGCAACAAAAATTTAGCGAATTACAGCAACAATATTCTAGTGTTGATACTCTTTCCATGGGGATGAGTGGCGACATGCAAATGGCAATCAATAACGGCAGTACCATGGTTAGGGTGGGCAGCGCGATATTTGGCCAACGAAACTAATACCAATCACACTAAGTAAGTGATCAGAAATAGCGCAGGAAAAATACTCGAGAATAAGACAGGATTTTTCGATAAGTAGTTATTCTACAATCAAAAATGCTAACGCAATTATCGAGTATTTTAACCAGCTAGAATGAACAGTGACTTAGTACGATTGGTATAAGAACAATAATAAGGAAAATTGAACATGACAGCTCGAATTGCGTTTATTGGCGGTGGTAACATGGCCAGCAGTTTGATTGGCGGCTTACTCGCTAATGGCGCAAACCCAAGCAACATTACCGCTAGTGATCCTAATACTGAGCAGCAGCAAAATCTTAAGCAGCAATTTTCAGTAAATGTAACTGGTGATAACAATCAAGCCATTGCCCAAAGCGATGTGATTGTATTGGCGGTAAAACCGCAACTTATGGCAGTGGTTTGCCAAGCCATTGCCGATGCAGGCAATGACTTAAGCAGAAAACTGTTTGTCTCTATTGCTGCAGGTGTCAGCGTTAAACGCTTGAAAGGTTTACTGGGCGAGCAGGTTGCCATTGTGCGCACCATGCCTAATACTCCTGCATTGGTTGGCCGCGGTATGACGGGTTTATTTGCTCCAGCAGATGTAAGCGAAGAGCAAATTGCTAGCGCTGAGCAGCTAATGCAAGCAGTAGGTGAAACCTGCTGGGTGGCAAACGAAGATGATATCAACCATATCATTGCAGCAGCAGGCAGTGCCCCCGCTTACTTTTTCCTATTCATGGAAGCTATGCAGCAGCAGGCAGAGCAACTAGGCTTTAGCCCTGAACAAGCGCGAAGCTTGGTTCAACAATCAGCTTTAGGCAGTGCCGAACTGGTTGCCGCTAATCCAGACCTTGATTTAGCGACACTTCGGGCCAATGTTACTTCTAAGGGAGGAACGACTGCCGAGGCGATTCGTGTTTTTGAAGAGCAAGGCTTACGTAAAGTAGTCGCCAATGCCATGGACGCCGCCGTTGAACGCGGACGCGAAATGGAAAGTTTGTTTTAAATTATTCTGAGGACCTTATGCAAGCGCTTAGTTACTTGATTGAAGTTGTATTCAACCTCTACTTGATGGTGGTTTTACTGCGTGTGTGGCTACAAATGGCGCGCGCCGATTTTTACAACCCGCTTAGCCAATTTGTGGTTAAAGCAACCAACCCCATTGTCGTTCCGCTACGCCGGGTTATCCCAGGATTCGCTGGAGTAGATTGGGCAGCAGTGTTCTTGGCATTAGTCATATCCTTTGCCAAATGGGCTATTTTAATGCAGCTACGTGGCGGTTTTGATTTAACTGCGGTAGCGATTCTCGCCTTGTTTAGCACCCTAAAAGAAGCAGGAATGTTGTTGTTCTGGGTGTTGTTACTGCGCGCTATCCTAAGCTGGGTAAGCCAAGGTCGCAGCCCAATAGAGTATGTATTAGGCCAATTAACTGAACCGCTACTTTCACCGATCCGCCGAATTCTTCCTTCCATGGGAGGATTGGATTTATCTGTATTGGTGCTATTTATTGCGCTTAACTTTCTTAATTTGTTAATCGCTGGTTGGGTGCCATTCTGGAGCTCTTTGTAATTGCCTAAGCCCGTTAGCTTTGATGACGTAAACCTGCTGTTGCAGGTTTACGTGCAACCCAAAGCCAGCCGTGATGCAATTATTGGCTTGCACGGTGAAGAGCTTAAAATCGCTATTACTGCTCCACCGGTTGATGGAAAAGCCAATCAGCACTTGAGCAAGTTTTTAGCGAAACAATGTAAAGTGGCCAAGTCCCAAATCT
Coding sequences within it:
- a CDS encoding PilT/PilU family type 4a pilus ATPase; the encoded protein is MLLDELLSDMSERKASDLYLSVGVPPSAKVSGRLMPLNEQKLMPEHVMDMLAAIRTEAQLEAFVTGREANFAIARQGLGRYRVSAFYQREQPSMVIRRIETDIPSFEQLQLPQILKEVGMSKRGLILFVGATGAGKSTTQASMIDYRNHNSSGHILTIEDPVEFMHKHAGCIVNQREVGIDTPSFDEALKNSLRQAPDVILIGEIRTRETMEFALQFSETGHLCMATLHANNANQALDRIMHLVPEERHRQLCFDLSFNLRAIVAQQLVPTKDGNGRRGVFEILLNTPLAADLIRKGDMHKLKELMSKSREQGMLTFDQSLFELFESGVIGYTEAIAHADSPNDLRLMIKLHGTEKSNNLDSGMLDGVTVDF
- a CDS encoding OmpA family protein — protein: MKNKIAVVLALVGAASLSGCSTPPEGDIRVLCPIIGGAFGSVAGGGGMVAGVIGGALVCSNPDLDGDGVANSVDECPDTPAGAIVDERGCEIVEEVVVEEVVVVEEEIVEEVVVVAAAAAVLIPESCEQYVMVEDDKVVGFEHILFGFNKDEYDADEQAKVDCIAKTVIANDLKIDVAGHTDNIGSDEYNYELSKRRAHNVGVALLAAGVTRDAAVEEGKGIAAPIASNATEEGRAHNRRVEVRVYN
- a CDS encoding YggT family protein; this translates as MQALSYLIEVVFNLYLMVVLLRVWLQMARADFYNPLSQFVVKATNPIVVPLRRVIPGFAGVDWAAVFLALVISFAKWAILMQLRGGFDLTAVAILALFSTLKEAGMLLFWVLLLRAILSWVSQGRSPIEYVLGQLTEPLLSPIRRILPSMGGLDLSVLVLFIALNFLNLLIAGWVPFWSSL
- a CDS encoding type IV pilus twitching motility protein PilT, whose product is MDVTELLAFSVKHNASDLHLSAELPPMIRVDGEVRKINVPALEHKQVHSLIYDIMNDKQRKEYEENLEIDFSFEVPGVARFRVNAFQQSRGAAAVFRTIPSEVLSLEQLGAPAIFRQIAEHPRGLVLVTGPTGSGKSTTLAAMIDYINEQRHEHILTIEDPIEFVHKNKNCLINQREVHRDTHSFNNALRSALREDPDIILVGELRDLETIRLALTAAETGHLVFGTLHTTSAAKTIDRVIDVFPAAEKDMVRSMLSESLRAVIAQTLLKKLGGGRVAAHEIMTGIPAIRNLIREDKVAQMYSVIQTGMAHGMQTLDQNLKELVNQGMVSYEDAKLKAADPNNF
- the yggU gene encoding DUF167 family protein YggU, with amino-acid sequence MPKPVSFDDVNLLLQVYVQPKASRDAIIGLHGEELKIAITAPPVDGKANQHLSKFLAKQCKVAKSQISILRGELGRHKTISIAQPKQIPEIIAGLL
- the yaaA gene encoding peroxide stress protein YaaA codes for the protein MLAVISPAKTLDFSSELASYSSSRPELLEHSAELIDVARQLSPADIASLMKISDKLAGLNAARFAEWTKDLPEDLARPAVFAFKGDVYTGLDAASLSAEQLDYAQQHLRILSGLYGLLRPMDLMMAYRLEMGIKLANERGANLYQFWGEIITDKLNQALAEQGDNILVNLASNEYFKAVKPKLLNGTVITPVFKDQKNGQYKIISFYAKKARGLMARYMFDKQVTSLEQLSQFDYQGYYFDEASSDASTLVFLRDEA
- the proC gene encoding pyrroline-5-carboxylate reductase, with translation MTARIAFIGGGNMASSLIGGLLANGANPSNITASDPNTEQQQNLKQQFSVNVTGDNNQAIAQSDVIVLAVKPQLMAVVCQAIADAGNDLSRKLFVSIAAGVSVKRLKGLLGEQVAIVRTMPNTPALVGRGMTGLFAPADVSEEQIASAEQLMQAVGETCWVANEDDINHIIAAAGSAPAYFFLFMEAMQQQAEQLGFSPEQARSLVQQSALGSAELVAANPDLDLATLRANVTSKGGTTAEAIRVFEEQGLRKVVANAMDAAVERGREMESLF
- a CDS encoding YggS family pyridoxal phosphate-dependent enzyme; translated protein: MSSITQALQFVNQEIQQALAKAHRPADAVDLLAVSKTKPLSDIASAYQAGQRSFGENYVQEGVDKIIESQQQSWLKEPIEWHFIGPLQSNKTRLVAEHFDWMQTLERAKIADRLAAQRPSNMAPLQVCIQVNISQEPAKSGVLLEDVFALAAHIAKQPALTLRGLMAIPQKLEQGQELATQFAAMQQKFSELQQQYSSVDTLSMGMSGDMQMAINNGSTMVRVGSAIFGQRN